ATTAAAGCTTTTTTCCTTTCATCCATAGGATCCCCCCTAATAATTTTCCATTGATACCCATATTTTAAATCCAAATTTTAGTTTTGTACAATTGTTATTGTTCTACGTTAATCGAATAACTAAGAGCTTCCTTTCACTTTCTAATAATTCCTTCCTTTAATAAACAATTTGGCCCTATATACAAAGAGAGAGCGCATTTCTTACTCCTGAATTGCGCCCGTTTATGGAAACCTTTTTAATTCTTTATTGAGCCAACATTATCGGCAAACTAATTGCGCTAATTACAACACCCTGAATCATTGTTTTGATAAGTATGGAATTACTGGCTTCCTTGCGCTTACTAAAAAATTCATTAACAATAAGATTAAGGAAAAATAAAATAACCATCAATATCAAAAAAAATAAAGAGTAATCGATTAAGACCTTCATTTTCATCACCCTATTTTACTTTGCTACCCTATTGCTTAACATTCATTATTTCAAAACTCCTAAATAGGTACAATGGCTTTTTCCATATTTTAGAAATACAAAGAGGACGACTTATTAAATAAGTACCCCCGTTTGCTTAATAAATACTAATCTCTGTGTTTTCGCATTTGTATTGGTGTATAATCATTTATCTTTTTCCAAAAGTTCTATTATCCTATCAAGCTTCTCCTCAACTTTATTAGAGCTACGGTATTTTCTATTTAAATTGATTATCAACCTTCTAACAAACAGTGTAAAAGAAACAGCAAATAAAATGATTAGCATTAAAATGACAACTGAAAATATAAGATCACCATAAAACAAAGACATAAAAAACCCCCAAATAACCTCGCTTTGTTATGTATTCAACTTTTCCTTATTTTAACATAAACGCTCAAGCTCAAAACCATTAGATTAAATTAAAAGTCATGGTCCTTTACACAAAAGAAAGAGCGCAGTCCCTGCTCTAGGATCGCGCCCTATAATGGAATAACAAAAATAGAGAAACAGATACAACTAGCTTATTTTTCTTCAAGTAACGCACACGTTTGTTAAAGAAGAACTTTTCGTTTATTTGAGAAAATAATTCCTTACCTTTTGCCAGTTGTTGACTCTAACATAGCCTGTTTCATTAATATTATGTGGAGATGTAAACAAGATTCCTTGACCAGAAAATCGTTTAAAATGTCTTACATTATCGTCAATAAGATAGTCTGCATTAATAATACTCTTATCACCACAAAAGACAAAGTTCATATCATTCAAGAAGCTAAAATGTTCCTTTAACCATTCATACTTTGCTGTAAATGATGTTGGAAACTCCATTGCAGCCGTAGTAATGAAAATTTCATAGTGTTCGCTTAATTCCTTTATTACTTCTTGACTATCCTTCATTACTGCTAAATCCCTAAAGTAAGTAGGTTCGGTTAAGTAATTCATAATTTCTTCTTTCAACTGAGGGCGTAACTCTCTTAGTTTTTTTCCTTTTAAGTCTTCAACTGTAATATTTTCGTTGTAGTCTCGATTGAAAAGTGCTAAATGTTTGGGAATAAAATCAGCAATTACTTCATCCATATCTATTGCAATTCTCTTCATAACCAATCCCCCTAATATGTACAAGTTTATTTTATTATACAAGATTTTCTTATTACACAAACCTGCCCCGTATGCTTAAGTATGTTTTTTCACAATCTTCTCTATATATTTTAACAAAAATATCTAATTTTCTTATTAAGTGTTATTCCACAAAACGGCCCTTTTGTTGAAGAATACACGATTGCGTTTAAGCAATATAAATTTTTTGAAATTTCCATATGTTCCACTTTAATATCCACATAGAAGATACCAAAAATGGCTCAATAATAAAGGGAATTAAGTAAAATCATAGTTTCAAATGAAGCTATTAACGGAATCAAAAAGGACTTACTCACAACTCTACCTCCCATTCAATTGACCATCCAACGCACCCGTTTTCAGGTACCAATATTTGGTTAAATAGGGTACCTTAAGCGTTTCAAAACTAAGGATTAGGGAACAATTTTTTAAGAACTTCTAGTATTCCGAGAGAATAATGCGAAATTGTTACATTATCATGTAAACCCTTTGCTTCTTCCGTAGCGTTTCCTAACAAATAACCATATTGAACTGTTTTTAACATTTCTACATCATTTCCACTATCTCCAAAAGCAATCGTATTAGCTAAAGGAACTTGATAATATTTGATCATAAACTTTACTATTTCTTTTTTTCCAGTATTTAAAGGGATAAAGTCAACATCAAATGCGCCTTTAGGGTCTCCTGCTTTTGGATTGCATCGATTTATGTTTATTCCTAGACCGTTTAATTTAGCTACATGACTAATGATCTTTAAATCATATTGGCTTTTCGTCTTGGACTTTTCAAAATAATAGTAGTTCCACTTATAACCTTTTTGTCCTAACTGAGTCTGCTCTACAAGCTCTATGTTATAGACATTGTACAGTTCACTTTCAAGTTCTTTTACAGTGTCGCTTGAGAAATTAACTTTCTTTAGTCTATTTTCCCATTCCTTATTAGGTAGCAAATCTCCTTTTTCACTTACGTTATATACTTCAGTACCTAAGTTACTTGCTATAAAATGGGGACTATAAGAAATATTGGCCCGTTCCATTTTGTGAGCAATTTGATTTAAATCACTACCAGTTACCCAACCGATTTTTAAGAATTGTTTTTGAACAAGAAGATGAAGATACTCTTCCAGTTCATTTAAATTTTTCAACAATTCATCAGTACAATCATGAGGAAAATATGTTTCATCAAAATCAAAAAAGATTATATACTTTGCCTCATTAGCATTTAAAAAAGATTTATTAAGCTTAAAATTCATATAAACCACCCCATTAATCTAATTTTTTATAATATAATTTCTGGGATTGATCCCATGTCAATATTTTTTTATGAGGTGAAAAAATGGTAACAATATATGATATTGCGCGACTAAGTGGTGTTTCTAAATCAACAGTATCACGAGTGGTTTCTAATCATCCCTATGTATCAACTGAAACAAGAAACAAAGTACTAAAAGTCATGCAAGAGTATAATTATGTTCCAAATTCTCTTGCCAAACAATTTCGTCAAAAGCAAACAAAGTGTATAGCTATTCTCATCCCTAATTTAGACCACCCTTATTTCAGTCAACTCGTTAGATACATATCCGCTGCTTGTTATAAAAAAGGATTTAAAACAGTAATACATCAAACTTTTTCAAACAAATATACAGAAAGAGATGTATACACTCAACTTCAAAGAAATGAATTTGATGCCATTATTTTAGCTTCCTTTTCATTACCAGAGGAGGCAATTGCTAGATATACAGAAAATAATATAATCGTTGCCTGTAATGAGGATTACTCTGGTGACTATTTTGACGTTTTTTGTTTAGATGAGGAAGAGGTAACCATGAAAGCAACATCATATCTGTTAAATAAAGGACTTTCAAAATTAGCCTTCTGTTCGGACAATATTACTTCCCCTTTACAACAAGCAAGATTAAAGGGTTTTATTTTAGCTCACACTAAAAAGGGATTACATCACACCAAAGACTTTGTTTTTAATAAGATATCAAATATAGAAGATGGAATCATATTAGGTGAAAGAATATTTAAGGATCGTTTAGAAATAGAAGGTATTATCGCTGGAAGTGACTTCGTTGCCGCTGGATTAATAAGTTCGGCTGTTAAAAATCATATCGAAATACCTAAACAACTATCAATTATAGGTTTTGACAATCATCCGATATCACTAGTTACTAATCCACAAATTTCCACTATCTGCAATCATATTC
This DNA window, taken from Alteribacillus bidgolensis, encodes the following:
- a CDS encoding HAD-IIB family hydrolase, with protein sequence MNFKLNKSFLNANEAKYIIFFDFDETYFPHDCTDELLKNLNELEEYLHLLVQKQFLKIGWVTGSDLNQIAHKMERANISYSPHFIASNLGTEVYNVSEKGDLLPNKEWENRLKKVNFSSDTVKELESELYNVYNIELVEQTQLGQKGYKWNYYYFEKSKTKSQYDLKIISHVAKLNGLGININRCNPKAGDPKGAFDVDFIPLNTGKKEIVKFMIKYYQVPLANTIAFGDSGNDVEMLKTVQYGYLLGNATEEAKGLHDNVTISHYSLGILEVLKKLFPNP
- a CDS encoding LacI family DNA-binding transcriptional regulator, producing the protein MVTIYDIARLSGVSKSTVSRVVSNHPYVSTETRNKVLKVMQEYNYVPNSLAKQFRQKQTKCIAILIPNLDHPYFSQLVRYISAACYKKGFKTVIHQTFSNKYTERDVYTQLQRNEFDAIILASFSLPEEAIARYTENNIIVACNEDYSGDYFDVFCLDEEEVTMKATSYLLNKGLSKLAFCSDNITSPLQQARLKGFILAHTKKGLHHTKDFVFNKISNIEDGIILGERIFKDRLEIEGIIAGSDFVAAGLISSAVKNHIEIPKQLSIIGFDNHPISLVTNPQISTICNHIQDMSNDLVNHIVNKINGIKKSPIKKVYNGEIINRNSS
- a CDS encoding 5' nucleotidase, NT5C type; protein product: MVMKRIAIDMDEVIADFIPKHLALFNRDYNENITVEDLKGKKLRELRPQLKEEIMNYLTEPTYFRDLAVMKDSQEVIKELSEHYEIFITTAAMEFPTSFTAKYEWLKEHFSFLNDMNFVFCGDKSIINADYLIDDNVRHFKRFSGQGILFTSPHNINETGYVRVNNWQKVRNYFLK
- a CDS encoding DUF4083 domain-containing protein, with amino-acid sequence MSLFYGDLIFSVVILMLIILFAVSFTLFVRRLIINLNRKYRSSNKVEEKLDRIIELLEKDK